The stretch of DNA GGATAAAAAGGTGTAGTTTCCTTTTGCGGGGTTTCCTGTACCAATCCATAAAGCTCCGAAGTCGATGCCTGATAAAACCGGACAGTTTTTTGTAGCCCAAGTATGCGTATCGCTTCAAGTATGCGTAGCGTACCCAGCGCATCTGAGTTCGCTGTATATTCCGGCTCTTCAAAACTTACTGCGACATGACTTTGTGCTGCGAGGTTATAAATTTCGTTCGGCTGCACTTGCTGAATAATTCTCAGTAGGCTACTGGAATCAGTCATGTCACCATGATGCAGGTGAAAATGACTGGTTTTGTCCTGAGGTTCATGTAACAGATGATCGATGCGACCCGTATTAAATAGTGAGGTACGGCGCTTGATACCATGTACCTCATATCCTTTACCCAACAAAAACTCAGCCAGGTAGGCTCCATCCTGGCCGGTCACTCCGGTGATAAGTGCTTTTTTCATTTTAATCTCTCATTGGATTCAATATCGTTCTGCAATTGCTGTATTTCAGCTTTTATCGCTTCGTATTCCGCCAGTTTATATTTCAGAAACTGCACGGTTATTTTCGCTTTTTCTTCAACGCCACTTGGGGTAAGCAAATAGATATAGCCTTTTTTATTCTCACTTTGACGAAAATTATTGGCTTTAACCAAGCCCTTTTCTATCAATGCATTCAGGCAATAATTTACCTTACCCAAGCTAATCCCTAACTCTCGCGCGAGTTCGCGCTGGCTGACTTCTGGCTCGGCTTCGAGTTTCTTAAGTATTTTGTAGCGGTATTCGTCAGTTAACATATGAACTGTTACGCCTTAAAAACGTTCGTTCAACCATTGAACATGCCGAATTTAAGCACTTATCCGGGATAAATTCAAGCATTGCAATTTACTTTTTTACGAAAACAGGCATCGCAAAAATGGACAATACCCACCCGGAGTCGGAGCAATACAATGAGTCGGTTCATGATCGCTTTTGAAAACTGCCTGGATAGGGATATCGAGAAAGTGTTTACACTCGGTTATTTACAGCCTCAGGCATTCATGCGCACGCATTTTCGCTTTTGTGAACGATGCCTATTTTTTATCCCGAAAGCCAATATAGCCGGTCCTCAGCGAGGTGTAAATTTTTTCCAGATTTGATTTAGCCGCATAAATTGCGTTGAGTGCATCAGCCGCTTGTTGCGGTTCATCTTCATACTGATGAGCGATATTGTTTCGGATTTTCCGCAATTCCAGCCAAACATTTTTGTCTTCCAGCAAAGCCAGCTGTTCCAGTCTGTTCAAGACATCGATAAAAGGTTTGTTTTTCGGATTTTCTTCTTGCAAAAACTCAAGCAGAAGGACAAATAATTTTTCACCCATGGCATCTTGTAACTTTGCAAATCGGAATAGAAATTGATCAATGTGCTCGACTTCATCATCGCCTAAAACTCGATACTTGGCTGCATCCAATGGCATAAACACAGCCATTTTTGCATAGGCATGATTGATTCTTGCCAAATGCTTATCACACTCGGCAATCAGTTTTTCCATTCTCAAATTGATCATAGTTTCACACCCGAAATCATTGCCTGTTGCTCTATCAGTCTATTTTTATCAGTAGCCAAAACCACATCAATTTTTTGTTCGCCGATTTTCTGCTCAAGCAAAACCTGAAATTTGATCTTGTGCGCGAGATCGTTGCCAGATTGTGGTTTGATATACAAGTCGATATCTCCCCCTCTTTTTGTATCATCCACCCTGCTGCCGAATAAAAACACCTCTGCCCCCGCCCCGAATACCGTCTGAGCAGTTTGCTTGATAGCAGAAATTTCAAACGAAGTTAATCTCATTTAAGAATCACCCACAAAACGCTGCAATTTTTCGACCGTAAAATTACAAACTCTGCATGCCTAGCAGCTTGGCTGCCTTGTTTAAACGGATATCAAAGCAAGCAAAAAATACGGGGGACTGCGAAATATGAGCCAATTCAGAAGCAGCTGCAAGCTGGATGCTGTCATAGCCGCGCAATGCAAACGTATCGGCATATTCCCCAGCGCACTCAACCAATGCCTGATCAATTTCTAATACTACAAAGTGCGGCCAATCATTCGCCAGCGCAACCTTGGCTTGCTCAATAAAAGATGCATCTTCCGGCACTTCCCGCGCCCGCCGGGACAATGCCGCATAAGCCTCTGCCCATGCAATACGGCAGACTGCAACGGCCTCCGCTTCCTGCAACAGTGCTTTCAACCCTGCGCTCCCCTCCTCAACGATATAGAGCTTTACCAATGCTGATGTATCGCAGAACAAAATCATCCACGATCTTCCATAACTAAAGTGGATACCGACTTACTGCACGCTTTTAACCTGAATTCAGCCCCAACCGGCTTACCACCTTGCCAAGTTGCGACGCCTGCGCTCAACAAGCGGGACACACCCGCATTATCTGTAGATGGCACACCCACAATCCGCGCCACAACCTTACGATGAGAAGTTAATTCAATCAACTGCCCCGATTGCGCTTGACCTACATACCGAGATAAATGAGACTTGAATTCCTGGATCGAAACCTGCATATAAGACCTCTTTTTATAAAAATATCATCAGATAATAGTCTTTTTTATAAAAATCATCAATATTTAGCTACTCATTTTTTCCACTCCAGTTCCTCATTTACTCCCTCATTTGGACTTCACCCATTTTCGCAGACACATCGCAGTAACTCGCATGATAATCCACACGAATTATCGGCCAGTATCACTGGCAACTCCGATTCGCGTCTTGGCACAGTATCCAGCAAGGCAAGTCGATGAACACTCTCACGCTCTAGCGGCAGAAGCTGCAAATCAGTATTAAATTTGAGCTTGTCTGCGGCATATTGCAAAAGTGCGTTATAGACACCTACCAGTTCCGCAACCTCAGAGTTGGCAAGATTGATAGCCTGTGCAAATTCGGCTGGGTCGGTCATGTATTTATGTATTCGTTATCAGGCTATTACGCAGCAGTCTCGCCATTATCCATTGATCTGCATTTTGCAATATACCCAGTTTTTCTGCACGGTTTATGGCTGTGCCGGTCGAATTTGAGTCACACCCATCCCCGCCGCTCAATTTCAGCCAGCAATTTGTTGGCTACAGCAATGATAGCAGGCACAAAGTCGTGGCCCGTTTGTAAGGCACTGGTGAGCACAGTCAGGTCTTCCACATATTCGTGAACCATCTGGTTTCTTAGTTGGCGCAGGTCATCCATTCTTCTACGGAATCCAGCAACCCCAGATGCTCTGCCCTGTTCAGGTTATCAATAGCGGCAGCAGGCGTTTCGCCCAGCGCCACCAGAAGTGTGGGCAGCAGTTTGTCGCCAATGGTATCTTGCAGCCGACCGAGCCTGCCTACAAAGGCCTCAACCCGCTCGGATAATTCGGGATCAGTTTCGAGTTGCCCGGCACGCCCAATGTTGAACGGTGTATCAAAAAGACGCTGATCTGTACTGATGAGGTGCCGACATTCTTTGCTTACCACACGCGCCAGGAATTGCAGTCGCAAGGCAGTATGCTTATTCTGGTCGAACGTCATAGTTTTTGCCCTTCTTTAAAGGCAATATCGTGGATAGGCAGGCGCATCAAATTGGGGGCGGACAGCAACACATCCACTTTACGGCCATGCATCAGGCGGCTAACTTTCGCTGAGAAGCGGGCAGCCAGAAGTGCCGGGTTGTCCACGGGTTCGGGAATGTCGAGCAGAATATCGATATCGCCTCCCCGTTGGTCATCATCCACCCGCGAGCCAAACAACCAGACGCCAACCCCTTCACCAAAGGTTTCAAGGCTGGCAGTACGTATCACTGTTTGCTGCTCTTGCGTGAGTCGCATGATGATTTAATTCCTCATAATGATCATGAGAGATAACTTTAACTCAATTCTCATCATTATAGCTTTTGCGAGAATTCCATCCGGCAATTCTCTTCCGCTTGTGGATCCCAGGTGATGCTAGCCACGAAAACGTGCGAATAATAATTTAATCCAATATCGTGGCGAACCACTGATGGTCTTCATCACTTCCGGAATTTTGTCTGCCATTTCCTGCCGACAAATGCGGTAGTTATCCCAACTGAAATGCGCCAAGCGCAGTAGTGAGTTGCCCACATACCGATCCAGCTTGGTGTTTTTTCTGAAGATGGCCAGTTGCTCAGGGGGGACGCGTCCTTTGGCAAACATGTAGGGCGCTACCAGATGATCCAGATTACCATAAATGAGTTCGGGTGATTTATTGACCGATTTCATCAGATTGCCGGGATGAAATCGATACACGGATACGGGACCCTTAACCACGCCGACATCGCCCATTAATGTCAATTTCAAGAACAACTCCGAATCACAGAAAATATTGTCCGGATTGGAAAACGCATTCAATGTTTTGGCCATAGTCCGATTGAACACGATATTGCACAGGGTAAGATCCTGCGGCTTGATTGTGCCGCGAGACAAGAACACATCCACGCCCTTCACCACGCCTTCAAACGGCAGCACGATCGACTTTTTATCGCCGGTGCTCTCATTCAGCATGTAGCCCTCAGCATACACCACTACCACCGACGGATTAGCTTCGATCATGCAACTGGCTTTAGCCAGATAATCGGGATCAACCAGATAATCATCATCCGAAAGCAACACGAACCAGTCGCCGCTGGCATGTTCGAACACGGCTTTGCGCCAGTTACGCACCATGCCTATATTCTCTTCATTCCGGTAATAGTGCACACGGTTGTCAGCAAGATATTTACTGACCACGGCAGTAGTATCATCCTGAGAACAGTTGTCCGAAACAATGATTTCGAAATCTGCACCACGCTGTGCCAGAACGCTGGCAATGGCCGCATCGAGATAAGCAGCCCGATTATAAGTAGGGATAACAACACTAATCTTCGGCATGAGTTTTCCTGGCCCCTGTATTAGTTGCCACTTCGGGCAACCGAGTATTTTGTTCCATCCGTGCTATTCCCGCAGCAAGTGCAACTTTGGGTGCCCAGCCCGGCACTACCTGCCCTTTATTCCAGGGAAGCATGATTTCACGGGGCCGATAGGCGCGAGCACCCCATTCAACAGCCAAAGACTGGTTAATTATCTGACCGTAACTTTCAACCAGATCACGTAATTTAATTGGCTTGCCTGAGGTGACAGCATATATCTCATGTTGAATAACTTTGCCCTGCAATAGCCGTTCGGCGCCAAGCAGATAAGCATCCAGCACATCATCGATGTACACCAGGTCTATCATTTGCTCCCCAGGCGACATGAGTAGCGTTTCCCCAGTGCGCGTAGTTGTACGTAGCAGGGTAAATAATTTTGCTCTGGGATCGTTTGGGCCGTAAGTATCACTGAGTTTCAGACTGATAGCAGTAAGACTCGACACTCCAGTGTAGTACGTCAACACTGCTTCAAATGCCTGCTTGGTTGCGGCATACAGACACACCGGACTGTAATCCTTATTTTCATAATGCTGCCAGGAGGTGCCTGTATTAATCAGGTGCCGCACGCCATTTACGCTCATTGCCTCAACCAATTGCGTCGAGAACAGCAGGTTGCTGTGTATGAGTGGCTCGACATCCTGTGGCGTATGTTGTGCGAGAAATAGCGATGCCAAGTGGAACACTACTTGCGGAGATGCGAGTTTGACGATTTCAATCAGTTGCTCAGTGGAGCCATCGTGCACATGCACCTGGATTGCCTGCTCGACACCCGAGAACATACTCAGATCGGAGCCTTGCCGGACAATGACATGCGTTTCCCAGCCCTCACTCACCAACCTACGAATCAGGTTAGAGCCCACAAAGCCAGTCCCGCCGGTCACCAGCGCGATACGATGCTCAGCCATAAACATGCTCCATTGACTGGAACCGGAACGGGCTCTGAAAATCGGCAAGTGCCGGGAAACCACAGTCCCTAGCAGAAAGTATAGGAGCGGCATCCGGCCACGCGATTCCTGCGCTATCCCAGCGGATACCGCCATCATGTTCCGGTGCGTAAATCGTGGTGACCTTGTACTGCATAATGGCTTCGTCAGTCAGCGCATAAAAGCCATGTGCCATACCGGGTGCGATGTAGAGCATATTGCCCAGCTCAGCGCTCAATTCAATGGTTTCTGATTGCTGATAAGTGGGCGAGCCCACGCGCAGATCGATAATCGCATCCAGCACCCTTCCCGTCAGACAATACACCAATTTGAAATGGTCATGCGGCGGAGTCTGAAAGTGCATCCCTCTCAACACGCCCTTATGCGAGATCGAGTAATACTCCTCTGCGAATTCAGTAACCAGACCATGTTTGGCGAACACGTCTTTATGAAAAGTCTTCACGAAACAGCCGCGGTTATCCTTGCGCACCAGCGGAATCAGCTGGTAGCAGCCAGGTATCGCAGTTTGCTCAACACGCATCTCAGAAATTCACCCCGAAGAACGCTTCCAGTTTTGCAATCACGAAATCGAGCATTTCTTTACTCAAGCCCGGGTAGACGCCAATCCAGAACGTATCATTCATCACTGTATCAGTATTGACCAACTCGCCGGAGACGCGGAATTTCTGCCCCTTCATGTACGGCTGGCGAGTCAGATTTCCGGCAAACAGCAAGCGCGTTCCGATTTTATTCTGGTCCAGATATTTCAGCAGATCCACACGGTTCGCGTCTGCATTTTGTTTAATGGTTATAGGAAAACCAAACCAGGACGGCTCACTGTTCGGCGTTGCTTCCGGCAGCAGCAGGAATTCCTCGCAGCTCCGCAGCCCGGCTTTGAGGTAAGCGAAATT from Sulfuriferula thiophila encodes:
- a CDS encoding MarR family EPS-associated transcriptional regulator — translated: MLTDEYRYKILKKLEAEPEVSQRELARELGISLGKVNYCLNALIEKGLVKANNFRQSENKKGYIYLLTPSGVEEKAKITVQFLKYKLAEYEAIKAEIQQLQNDIESNERLK
- a CDS encoding nucleotidyltransferase domain-containing protein, whose translation is MRLTSFEISAIKQTAQTVFGAGAEVFLFGSRVDDTKRGGDIDLYIKPQSGNDLAHKIKFQVLLEQKIGEQKIDVVLATDKNRLIEQQAMISGVKL
- a CDS encoding type II toxin-antitoxin system VapC family toxin, producing MILFCDTSALVKLYIVEEGSAGLKALLQEAEAVAVCRIAWAEAYAALSRRAREVPEDASFIEQAKVALANDWPHFVVLEIDQALVECAGEYADTFALRGYDSIQLAAASELAHISQSPVFFACFDIRLNKAAKLLGMQSL
- a CDS encoding nucleotidyltransferase domain-containing protein, whose translation is MRLTQEQQTVIRTASLETFGEGVGVWLFGSRVDDDQRGGDIDILLDIPEPVDNPALLAARFSAKVSRLMHGRKVDVLLSAPNLMRLPIHDIAFKEGQKL
- a CDS encoding glycosyltransferase family 2 protein: MPKISVVIPTYNRAAYLDAAIASVLAQRGADFEIIVSDNCSQDDTTAVVSKYLADNRVHYYRNEENIGMVRNWRKAVFEHASGDWFVLLSDDDYLVDPDYLAKASCMIEANPSVVVVYAEGYMLNESTGDKKSIVLPFEGVVKGVDVFLSRGTIKPQDLTLCNIVFNRTMAKTLNAFSNPDNIFCDSELFLKLTLMGDVGVVKGPVSVYRFHPGNLMKSVNKSPELIYGNLDHLVAPYMFAKGRVPPEQLAIFRKNTKLDRYVGNSLLRLAHFSWDNYRICRQEMADKIPEVMKTISGSPRYWIKLLFARFRG
- a CDS encoding NAD-dependent epimerase/dehydratase family protein, with the protein product MAEHRIALVTGGTGFVGSNLIRRLVSEGWETHVIVRQGSDLSMFSGVEQAIQVHVHDGSTEQLIEIVKLASPQVVFHLASLFLAQHTPQDVEPLIHSNLLFSTQLVEAMSVNGVRHLINTGTSWQHYENKDYSPVCLYAATKQAFEAVLTYYTGVSSLTAISLKLSDTYGPNDPRAKLFTLLRTTTRTGETLLMSPGEQMIDLVYIDDVLDAYLLGAERLLQGKVIQHEIYAVTSGKPIKLRDLVESYGQIINQSLAVEWGARAYRPREIMLPWNKGQVVPGWAPKVALAAGIARMEQNTRLPEVATNTGARKTHAED
- a CDS encoding dTDP-4-dehydrorhamnose 3,5-epimerase family protein; translated protein: MRVEQTAIPGCYQLIPLVRKDNRGCFVKTFHKDVFAKHGLVTEFAEEYYSISHKGVLRGMHFQTPPHDHFKLVYCLTGRVLDAIIDLRVGSPTYQQSETIELSAELGNMLYIAPGMAHGFYALTDEAIMQYKVTTIYAPEHDGGIRWDSAGIAWPDAAPILSARDCGFPALADFQSPFRFQSMEHVYG